From a single Nostoc edaphicum CCNP1411 genomic region:
- a CDS encoding DUF3593 domain-containing protein yields MISKETLFALSLFPYLGFLWFISRSPQMPRLALYGFYGTLVFVAITIPAGIYAQLHYGESLANVDWLHGGAEVFLTLSNILLVLGFGQAVRQLQIKNEK; encoded by the coding sequence ATGATTTCTAAAGAAACCCTGTTTGCACTTTCACTGTTTCCCTATTTGGGTTTCTTGTGGTTTATCAGCCGTAGTCCGCAAATGCCGCGTTTAGCGCTGTATGGATTTTACGGCACTCTCGTCTTTGTTGCCATCACCATCCCCGCCGGAATTTACGCCCAATTGCATTATGGCGAGTCTTTAGCCAATGTAGATTGGTTGCACGGTGGTGCAGAAGTATTTTTGACGCTTTCAAATATTTTGCTTGTGCTGGGTTTTGGACAAGCTGTACGGCAATTACAAATAAAAAATGAAAAATAG
- a CDS encoding DUF2499 domain-containing protein — protein MHVLSIPTWIIHVSSVIEWIVAIWLIWTYGELTNNRNWWGLSLAMLPALVSAMCACTWHYFDNAESLEWMVTLQATMTLVGNFTLWAAAYLIWRSTKSSNTVEPEPIKSEQ, from the coding sequence ATGCACGTCTTATCGATTCCCACCTGGATTATTCATGTTTCTAGCGTTATTGAGTGGATTGTCGCCATTTGGTTAATCTGGACTTACGGCGAACTGACTAATAACCGCAATTGGTGGGGATTATCCCTTGCCATGTTACCAGCTTTAGTCAGCGCTATGTGTGCCTGTACCTGGCATTACTTCGACAACGCCGAATCTCTAGAATGGATGGTAACGCTTCAAGCTACCATGACCTTAGTTGGTAATTTTACGCTTTGGGCAGCGGCGTATTTGATTTGGCGTTCTACCAAATCTTCTAACACTGTTGAACCAGAACCTATCAAATCAGAGCAATGA
- the csaB gene encoding polysaccharide pyruvyl transferase CsaB → MVKMRALLSGYYGKGNGGDEALLATLLQMLPSHVTPVVLSGNPEETRDRYNVETCDRMAPLAVLQALRSSDALIWGGGSLIQDVTSTISPFYYGGLMALAQKMGLKTVAWAQGIGPLLRPQTRWLARQTFGNCTKISVRDRASAALLSDWQIPCIIAPDPVWALESKPVPGLWDLPAPRVAVTLRSHPQLTETRLANLTRALVDFQKATQAFILLLPFQKSEDLSIAEAIQPHLKDVSKILCLEDPQLLKGVFRGVEMAIGMRLHSLIMAASVGCRCFALSYDPKVNRLMEDLEMPGWDLASLPDDPNLISLTWMEHYANGDPLSPEQIKSLVDRALIHRELLSQAFL, encoded by the coding sequence ATGGTCAAGATGCGGGCGTTATTGTCTGGGTATTACGGTAAAGGTAATGGTGGTGACGAAGCTTTATTGGCAACGCTTTTGCAAATGTTACCATCTCACGTAACGCCTGTGGTGCTTTCTGGTAATCCAGAGGAAACCCGCGATCGCTACAATGTAGAAACCTGCGATCGCATGGCTCCTTTAGCTGTACTGCAAGCTTTACGCTCAAGTGATGCCTTGATTTGGGGCGGTGGCAGTCTTATTCAAGATGTTACCAGTACCATCAGCCCATTTTATTATGGGGGACTGATGGCATTGGCGCAGAAAATGGGTTTGAAAACTGTTGCTTGGGCGCAGGGTATTGGCCCGTTACTGCGTCCGCAAACTCGTTGGTTGGCACGGCAAACCTTTGGTAATTGTACCAAAATCAGTGTCCGCGATCGCGCCAGTGCGGCTTTATTATCTGATTGGCAGATTCCTTGTATCATAGCTCCTGACCCGGTTTGGGCGTTGGAATCTAAACCAGTTCCAGGACTTTGGGATTTACCAGCGCCGAGAGTTGCGGTAACGTTGCGATCGCATCCCCAACTTACAGAAACACGTTTAGCAAACTTAACTCGTGCTTTGGTTGACTTTCAAAAAGCTACGCAGGCTTTTATTTTATTACTGCCATTTCAAAAAAGTGAAGATTTAAGTATTGCCGAAGCTATTCAACCACATCTTAAAGATGTCAGCAAGATTTTATGTCTGGAAGATCCACAACTTTTAAAAGGTGTGTTTCGCGGTGTCGAAATGGCAATTGGGATGCGTTTGCACAGCTTAATTATGGCTGCATCTGTTGGTTGTCGCTGTTTTGCTCTTAGTTATGACCCCAAGGTAAATCGTCTTATGGAAGACTTGGAAATGCCTGGGTGGGATTTGGCGAGTTTACCCGATGACCCCAATTTAATTAGTCTGACTTGGATGGAGCACTATGCTAACGGTGATCCGTTATCACCAGAGCAAATAAAATCTTTAGTAGATAGGGCATTAATACACCGCGAGTTATTGAGCCAAGCTTTTTTATGA
- a CDS encoding glycosyltransferase family 87 protein — translation MISFGFWNLLIITVVALVLKNNWRLDDEKVAWKNSLFLKSPVIQRLMQFFRQPIVSFLIQAGVVLVVTRFLCYTGWLVYLLNQPDPPLWDFKWFYVASKLAHQHLSPFNAEIFNRSFCILTNACGFIPPFVYPPNIIPLIWFVGYFSSSTAFSIWIGMHVLAIGLALWGANILLESKSLAFRTICTISVALIYGLVRDLQVGNIAIFVAVLILWMFIWAKKNQDIPAGICLGIAVCKPTLAALFILYFLLKRRFSLVFVSVVTGTALVFLGLALTGNSLTQFLPDASRGFSLWLNDPSNSPYLSISRIDLKVVGPRLFPNNPFFAKLFSDLIVLILVGLVGWYWYLQQSLTAWAKEIYLAELVLVSCLSIAINYSQQTGSVMLIPAVVFLLNDLLYQIRHCKFSRTRMSVWLAGVCCLAVQTAVIHGWLIGSLAKHWKVKAGELPYIIKVTIFALPSYAILAITVSILVLAISSLRQKPILKFQPLNRVSIYR, via the coding sequence ATGATCAGCTTTGGCTTTTGGAACCTACTTATAATAACTGTTGTTGCTTTAGTTCTCAAAAATAATTGGCGATTAGATGATGAAAAAGTAGCCTGGAAAAATTCTTTATTTTTAAAATCCCCTGTAATCCAACGGTTGATGCAATTTTTTCGTCAACCAATTGTTAGCTTTCTGATCCAAGCAGGTGTTGTCTTAGTCGTTACAAGATTCCTTTGTTATACAGGTTGGCTAGTTTATTTACTAAATCAACCAGATCCACCCTTATGGGATTTTAAGTGGTTTTATGTAGCGAGTAAATTAGCTCATCAGCATTTGAGTCCCTTTAATGCCGAGATTTTTAATCGAAGTTTCTGTATCCTAACTAATGCGTGTGGCTTTATTCCACCCTTTGTCTATCCACCTAATATTATTCCTCTTATTTGGTTTGTCGGTTATTTTTCGAGTAGTACTGCATTTAGTATCTGGATTGGAATGCATGTATTAGCAATCGGTTTGGCCTTATGGGGAGCTAATATCCTGCTGGAGTCTAAGTCGCTAGCTTTCAGAACTATTTGTACAATCTCGGTTGCATTGATTTATGGTTTAGTTCGCGATCTTCAAGTTGGTAATATTGCCATATTCGTTGCAGTTTTGATCTTATGGATGTTTATCTGGGCTAAAAAAAATCAGGATATTCCAGCAGGAATTTGCTTAGGTATTGCTGTTTGTAAACCAACATTAGCTGCATTATTCATTCTGTATTTTCTACTTAAAAGACGGTTCTCTTTAGTTTTTGTATCTGTTGTCACAGGAACTGCTCTAGTATTTTTAGGTCTAGCCTTGACGGGCAATTCTTTGACACAATTCCTACCAGATGCATCTCGTGGATTTTCACTCTGGCTAAATGATCCATCGAATAGTCCCTATCTTTCGATTAGTCGCATCGATTTGAAGGTGGTGGGCCCAAGATTATTTCCCAATAATCCATTCTTTGCCAAGCTATTTTCAGACTTAATTGTTCTGATACTTGTTGGTTTAGTGGGTTGGTATTGGTATTTGCAACAATCTCTCACAGCCTGGGCAAAGGAAATATACTTAGCAGAATTGGTACTAGTTTCTTGCTTGAGTATTGCCATTAACTATTCACAGCAAACTGGTTCTGTGATGTTAATACCGGCTGTGGTTTTTTTGCTAAATGATTTGCTGTATCAAATTAGGCATTGTAAATTTTCTAGAACAAGAATGTCTGTTTGGTTAGCAGGAGTTTGCTGTCTAGCAGTGCAAACAGCGGTAATTCATGGCTGGCTTATCGGCTCTCTAGCAAAGCACTGGAAGGTGAAAGCAGGGGAATTGCCATACATTATAAAAGTAACTATTTTCGCCCTACCGAGTTATGCCATTTTAGCAATCACCGTCAGTATTTTAGTCTTAGCAATTAGCTCCCTGCGTCAAAAACCGATTCTGAAATTTCAACCTTTGAATCGGGTGTCAATTTACCGCTAA
- the pgeF gene encoding peptidoglycan editing factor PgeF — MHTWHWRNWEGLPYLTCSILEHWHHGFFTQQFWPRSPQVITEVLQPEASVYRLKQVHGNTVLTPQEVESFLSSAEEDLASADGLMSEQPLQAVWVASADCTPVLIGDVKTGRVAALHAGWRGTAKKIVPQAIARLQSQGSKLDDLRIAMGPAIAGEVYQVSIEVAAEIGASIIPHESEEKIITVLYELPNSPLQEDPNPGKVRLDVRRVNTLQLENLGISAEQIAIAPYCTFQTPEHFFSYRREKEKKVQWSGIVSGKLTPDSKVEISESVFDAGS, encoded by the coding sequence ATGCACACTTGGCACTGGCGCAATTGGGAAGGACTGCCTTATCTAACTTGTAGTATTCTGGAACATTGGCATCACGGCTTCTTTACACAGCAGTTTTGGCCGCGATCGCCACAAGTTATCACAGAAGTATTGCAACCAGAGGCATCAGTCTATCGCTTAAAGCAGGTTCATGGCAATACTGTTCTCACCCCCCAAGAAGTTGAAAGCTTCTTAAGCTCTGCTGAGGAGGATTTAGCGTCGGCGGATGGTTTAATGAGTGAGCAGCCTCTACAAGCTGTTTGGGTTGCTAGTGCAGATTGTACACCCGTGCTGATTGGGGATGTGAAAACTGGACGAGTGGCAGCATTACACGCAGGCTGGCGGGGAACTGCCAAGAAGATTGTCCCCCAAGCGATCGCTCGACTACAATCTCAAGGCAGTAAACTCGATGATTTACGCATTGCGATGGGCCCCGCGATCGCTGGTGAGGTTTACCAAGTCTCGATTGAAGTGGCTGCGGAAATCGGGGCTAGCATTATACCACACGAAAGCGAAGAAAAAATTATCACTGTATTATATGAGTTACCAAATTCACCTTTGCAAGAAGACCCCAATCCTGGCAAGGTACGGCTGGATGTCCGACGAGTGAATACCTTACAACTGGAAAATTTGGGGATTAGTGCAGAACAAATTGCGATCGCACCTTATTGTACTTTCCAAACTCCAGAGCATTTCTTTTCTTACCGCCGAGAGAAAGAGAAAAAAGTTCAATGGTCAGGTATTGTTAGCGGTAAATTGACACCCGATTCAAAGGTTGAAATTTCAGAATCGGTTTTTGACGCAGGGAGCTAA
- a CDS encoding biotin--[acetyl-CoA-carboxylase] ligase — protein MGFNLQNLEAALQAGRQYTYLPFSLHFFESVSSTNQTLWDLLNQGAISGTVVIATQQSAGRGQWGRQWISPVGGLYVSVGISFDHKIEATDSYQLTFASAWGIASQLRQSGIDVGIKWPNDLVLNGRKLGGILTETKVNKGQITQAVIGVGINWTNPVPKTGINLESWQTSQDFRPISCLEMLTSIVLRGIESGMECLCQEGVSILLSRYLDLLTNMGDRVYVNNLSGTVVGVTSQGNLRVDLETDDTKELITPEIYIEPGTISLGYHKSSV, from the coding sequence GTGGGATTTAATCTGCAAAACTTGGAAGCAGCCTTGCAAGCAGGGCGTCAGTATACATATTTACCATTTTCCCTTCACTTTTTTGAAAGCGTCTCCTCAACTAACCAAACCCTCTGGGACTTACTCAACCAAGGGGCTATTTCAGGAACAGTAGTAATTGCAACTCAGCAATCCGCTGGGCGGGGACAATGGGGACGCCAGTGGATTTCTCCGGTTGGTGGATTATATGTTTCCGTGGGGATTTCTTTTGACCACAAAATAGAAGCTACTGACAGCTACCAGCTAACTTTCGCTAGTGCTTGGGGAATTGCGTCTCAATTGCGCCAATCCGGTATAGATGTTGGGATAAAATGGCCCAATGATTTAGTTTTAAATGGTCGCAAACTAGGCGGCATTTTGACAGAAACCAAAGTAAACAAAGGACAAATCACCCAAGCAGTAATTGGTGTTGGCATTAACTGGACAAACCCAGTACCAAAAACTGGAATTAATCTAGAATCGTGGCAAACATCCCAAGATTTCAGACCAATTTCTTGTCTGGAAATGCTAACCTCTATCGTCTTGCGGGGAATAGAATCCGGTATGGAGTGCCTTTGTCAAGAAGGAGTAAGCATACTCTTGTCTCGCTATTTAGACTTGCTTACAAATATGGGCGATCGGGTGTATGTCAATAATCTTTCAGGTACAGTAGTTGGGGTAACTTCTCAAGGAAATTTACGAGTTGATTTAGAAACAGATGATACAAAGGAACTAATTACACCGGAAATTTATATTGAACCCGGTACAATCAGTTTGGGGTACCATAAATCTTCCGTTTAA
- a CDS encoding M23 family metallopeptidase — protein sequence MTQRNNSAPHRLHYLWQQGLTKKRFASTLPAQSLCWLSSVSLLGGGFVFAQTETQIDNIVPTVESSQPTAFTNPVKKQTVAPQAAPAQPEFSQRRARLKQRLRQPEVAQSKEPVRQSTPKIEAAEPVVIIRQSKPKVEASQVTPTRVRQEKPNTPARSLPEKLPEVAQPSNNSNNTVRATAGKTKDYNNAYIDPNSYDSGATGTYQAPNSVILTERSSGCRAILPSGQSVLGSVCAKVPQRSVADSNGKIAPNWLKRSQNAQLANVPPGRQVATTGNTSRWRAAQSGSSGVTKSGFRPNRFIPTPGEFSPTTVSATPIAPSGGTLPPPMADGNIAPRPSNVAYDFSLASVLPQIPYTGRVAYSGTGMMYPLSIPASITSVFGWRVHPITGNQRFHAGTDLGAPTGTPVLAAAAGQVETANWLGGYGLTVTLNHKSAQQTLYGHMSEIFVQPGQWVEPGTVIGRVGSTGNSTGPHLHFEVRHLSPNGWVAVDPGVQLQSGLSQLVLGLQTTQVSQKPGS from the coding sequence ATGACGCAGCGCAATAATTCTGCCCCTCATCGTTTGCATTACTTATGGCAGCAAGGTTTAACGAAAAAACGTTTTGCCTCAACCCTACCAGCCCAGAGCCTCTGTTGGCTGAGTAGCGTTAGCCTCCTGGGCGGCGGCTTTGTGTTTGCCCAAACGGAAACACAAATAGACAACATCGTTCCCACTGTTGAAAGTTCCCAGCCAACAGCATTTACAAATCCAGTTAAAAAGCAGACTGTTGCGCCCCAAGCCGCGCCAGCACAACCGGAATTTTCCCAACGGCGAGCCAGACTCAAACAAAGATTACGCCAGCCAGAGGTTGCTCAATCAAAAGAGCCAGTTAGGCAGTCTACACCCAAAATTGAAGCTGCTGAACCTGTTGTGATTATCAGACAGTCAAAGCCCAAGGTAGAAGCCTCCCAGGTTACTCCTACAAGGGTGAGACAGGAAAAACCCAATACTCCTGCCCGCTCTTTACCTGAAAAACTCCCAGAAGTTGCTCAACCATCAAATAACTCGAACAATACTGTTAGGGCAACGGCGGGGAAAACCAAGGATTATAATAACGCCTATATTGATCCTAATAGTTATGACAGTGGTGCAACAGGTACTTATCAAGCACCAAATTCTGTAATTCTCACAGAACGTTCCAGTGGTTGTCGAGCCATTTTGCCTTCAGGGCAAAGCGTATTAGGCAGCGTTTGCGCCAAAGTACCCCAAAGGAGTGTAGCTGATTCTAATGGTAAAATAGCACCTAATTGGCTCAAAAGAAGTCAAAATGCCCAATTAGCAAACGTTCCACCTGGGCGGCAAGTTGCAACTACTGGCAATACCAGCAGATGGCGTGCTGCTCAAAGTGGTTCTAGCGGTGTCACCAAGAGCGGATTTCGCCCTAATCGGTTTATCCCCACTCCCGGCGAATTCAGCCCCACAACAGTAAGTGCAACTCCCATCGCACCCAGTGGCGGAACTTTACCACCACCAATGGCAGATGGCAATATTGCACCCCGCCCCAGCAACGTAGCTTACGACTTCTCACTAGCATCAGTATTGCCGCAAATCCCCTATACGGGAAGAGTTGCATATAGTGGTACGGGAATGATGTATCCCTTGTCTATTCCCGCTTCCATCACTTCTGTATTTGGTTGGCGAGTTCATCCAATCACAGGTAATCAACGGTTCCATGCTGGTACAGACTTGGGTGCGCCCACGGGTACACCAGTTTTGGCCGCTGCTGCTGGTCAAGTGGAGACTGCTAACTGGTTGGGCGGTTATGGTTTAACCGTTACCCTGAATCATAAATCGGCTCAACAAACCCTCTACGGTCACATGTCAGAAATCTTTGTTCAACCCGGTCAGTGGGTAGAGCCTGGAACTGTCATCGGTCGAGTTGGCAGCACAGGCAACTCCACAGGCCCTCACCTGCACTTTGAAGTCCGTCATCTGTCACCAAATGGGTGGGTTGCTGTTGACCCAGGCGTGCAGTTACAAAGTGGCCTCAGTCAGTTAGTACTAGGCTTACAAACTACTCAGGTAAGCCAGAAACCAGGTAGCTAG
- a CDS encoding riboflavin synthase: protein MFTGLIQALGKMEPLGGDSWQITCVSHSGEVIMQDLAYGDSVAVDGVCLTVEKVLKDGFIATASPETLRRTTLGGEQTQQRYVNLEASLRVGGKVGGHFVMGHVDGIGRLLVAEQTASSWEMSFIASDAIARYIVSKGSIAVNGISLTVAAYDPELSQFKVAVIPLTYAETNLRYLVPGSLVNLEGDILGKYVEKFLYSGNPNTIATDETSIDSITPAFLAEHGYL from the coding sequence GTGTTTACAGGATTAATCCAAGCATTAGGAAAGATGGAACCCTTAGGGGGCGATTCTTGGCAAATTACTTGCGTCAGCCATTCGGGTGAAGTAATTATGCAAGATTTGGCTTATGGTGACAGCGTTGCAGTAGATGGTGTTTGCTTGACAGTAGAAAAAGTTTTAAAAGACGGGTTTATCGCCACCGCTTCACCAGAAACTCTCCGCCGCACGACTTTGGGAGGCGAGCAAACGCAACAGAGATATGTCAATTTGGAAGCGTCGCTAAGGGTAGGCGGCAAAGTTGGCGGCCATTTTGTGATGGGTCATGTAGATGGCATCGGTCGATTGCTAGTGGCAGAACAAACGGCTAGTTCTTGGGAAATGAGCTTTATTGCATCTGATGCGATCGCACGTTACATTGTCTCCAAAGGTAGCATTGCCGTCAATGGCATCAGCCTCACAGTAGCAGCTTATGACCCAGAACTATCCCAATTCAAAGTGGCTGTAATTCCCCTCACATACGCCGAGACAAATCTTCGCTACTTGGTTCCGGGGAGTTTGGTGAATCTAGAAGGGGATATTCTCGGCAAATACGTGGAAAAATTCCTTTATTCTGGCAACCCAAACACCATAGCTACTGATGAAACTAGTATAGATAGCATTACACCCGCATTCTTAGCAGAACACGGGTATTTGTAA
- a CDS encoding bifunctional nuclease family protein, which translates to MIEMKVAGIALDAITRSPIVLLKDSSDRRALPIYIGQEQARAIMGALENQKPPRPLTHDLIVNILETWNMTLEKVIIHSLQKDTFYAALIVQQGEVKKEIDARPSDAIAIALRTNTPIWVMEEVIADASIPVDRDADEAEQQAFREFISNLRPEDLIKRFGNGDS; encoded by the coding sequence ATGATTGAAATGAAAGTCGCTGGCATAGCATTAGATGCCATAACCCGCAGCCCGATCGTCCTTTTGAAAGATTCTTCAGATCGGCGGGCTTTGCCAATTTACATCGGTCAGGAACAGGCTAGGGCAATTATGGGTGCACTGGAGAATCAGAAGCCTCCCAGACCCTTAACCCACGATCTGATTGTGAATATTCTAGAGACTTGGAACATGACTCTAGAAAAGGTAATTATTCATTCCCTGCAAAAGGATACATTTTATGCAGCTTTAATTGTCCAGCAAGGCGAAGTCAAAAAGGAAATTGACGCGCGTCCTAGCGATGCGATCGCCATTGCCCTCCGTACAAATACTCCCATTTGGGTAATGGAAGAAGTAATTGCCGATGCTTCTATCCCTGTTGACCGTGATGCCGATGAAGCTGAACAGCAAGCCTTCCGTGAATTTATTTCCAATCTCCGTCCTGAAGATTTGATTAAGCGCTTTGGTAATGGCGACAGCTAG
- a CDS encoding aldo/keto reductase: MQYRRFGKTNLRLSVFSLGTMRYLADFENAHQTIEQALALGINHLETARGYGKSEEYLGRALKAGLSVPRTKLHITTKISATADVDTMRRCIDESLERLQLDYLDCLGVHGLNTWQHLEWVQAKNGCMQAVEEAVADGRVRHVGFSTHGPLEVIQAAINTDLFEFVNLHYYYFFQRHAAAIQLAAEKDMGIFIISPADKGGRLYTPPQILKDLCQPYSPLELNYRFLLADHRITTLSIGPANPEELREPLQVADHDGELTSAEISAFWRLENHQKLALETDNCSQCYACLPCPENINIPEILRLRNLAVAYDMKDYGQYRYGMFENAGHWFPGMKGNRCTECGDCLPRCPEKLDIPALLSDTHQQLSGKAGRRLWG; encoded by the coding sequence ATGCAATACCGACGCTTTGGGAAAACGAATCTGCGCCTCTCGGTTTTTTCTCTGGGAACAATGCGCTACTTGGCTGATTTTGAAAATGCTCACCAGACGATCGAACAAGCCTTAGCGCTAGGAATTAATCATTTAGAAACCGCCAGAGGTTACGGCAAAAGTGAGGAGTATCTTGGTAGGGCGCTAAAAGCTGGGTTGTCAGTACCCCGGACGAAGCTTCACATCACTACCAAAATTTCAGCCACAGCAGATGTTGACACCATGCGTCGGTGCATCGACGAATCTCTAGAACGATTACAGCTAGATTATTTAGATTGCTTAGGCGTTCATGGCTTGAATACTTGGCAACATTTGGAGTGGGTACAAGCCAAAAATGGCTGTATGCAAGCTGTGGAAGAAGCTGTTGCTGATGGTCGAGTGCGACACGTTGGTTTTTCTACCCACGGACCACTAGAGGTAATTCAGGCAGCAATCAATACAGATTTATTTGAATTTGTCAATCTGCATTATTACTATTTTTTTCAACGGCACGCAGCAGCGATTCAACTAGCTGCCGAAAAGGATATGGGCATTTTCATTATTTCCCCTGCTGACAAGGGAGGACGCCTGTACACGCCACCCCAAATCTTAAAAGACCTGTGTCAGCCGTATTCACCCCTAGAATTGAATTATCGATTTTTACTTGCTGATCACCGTATTACTACTTTGAGTATAGGGCCAGCAAACCCAGAAGAATTAAGGGAACCTTTGCAAGTTGCTGACCATGATGGAGAGTTAACATCGGCAGAAATTTCTGCTTTTTGGCGTTTAGAAAATCACCAAAAACTTGCTTTGGAAACTGATAATTGTAGCCAGTGTTATGCTTGTTTGCCCTGTCCAGAAAATATCAATATTCCAGAGATATTGCGATTACGAAATCTCGCAGTGGCATACGACATGAAAGATTACGGGCAATATCGTTACGGAATGTTTGAAAATGCCGGTCATTGGTTCCCTGGAATGAAAGGCAACCGCTGTACAGAATGCGGTGACTGTTTGCCTCGGTGTCCAGAAAAGTTAGATATTCCAGCCTTATTGTCAGATACTCACCAACAATTAAGTGGGAAAGCAGGTAGGAGATTGTGGGGTTGA
- a CDS encoding aspartyl protease family protein — protein MPYLPLMLSLDGQSLNTEGLLDTGASVNVLPYELGLQLGLIWEDETLSVLLAGNLARFEARAVVVDAQVSSFPTINLAFAWTQTPNVPLILGQANFFFEFDVRFFRARSEFEVRPKQVG, from the coding sequence ATGCCATACCTACCTTTGATGCTCAGTCTTGATGGTCAATCTCTAAACACTGAAGGTTTATTGGATACAGGTGCAAGCGTTAATGTTTTGCCCTATGAGTTGGGTTTACAACTGGGCTTAATTTGGGAGGATGAAACTCTCTCAGTTCTATTGGCTGGGAACTTGGCTCGATTTGAAGCTCGTGCAGTCGTTGTTGATGCTCAAGTCAGTTCATTCCCCACCATTAATCTTGCATTTGCTTGGACACAAACACCTAATGTGCCTTTAATCTTGGGGCAAGCTAATTTCTTCTTTGAGTTTGATGTTCGTTTCTTCCGTGCGCGTTCTGAATTTGAAGTTCGTCCCAAACAAGTTGGATAA